The following proteins are encoded in a genomic region of Reichenbachiella sp.:
- a CDS encoding NAD(P)/FAD-dependent oxidoreductase, giving the protein MDKYDVCVIGGGPAGYAAAMRAVDFKKKVLLIEKNKIGGAGIHNGALSSKTWWELSREAFALRSHCKATNVPTPKHNFQILKEEVNKAVSKRRELLEHHMHNINLNAGADLFHFRQGIAKVVGENVVVVRTEDGEFEIEADNIILATGSRPRKLDNIPIDENIILTSDGIENLKEFPKSMVIVGAGVIGCEFATIFSNFGQTKVHMIDKGDRILPFEDEDIVKIIEQNLESKEVLIHRNSKLMDMRVENGMVVYTLEYENGSKEIFHVEKALVSVGRIPNYENLLSASVKINMDSRGIIDDLTQTSVPNIYAVGDITADIALVNVGELEGRYSIEKIFGKPEKDLIYENISTIMFLAPEVAGVGLNEIRAREQNIPHKVVSLDYSCISRAIAMRNTEGFIKVIVSNDEEMRVLGMRVVGEHASSSIEAVALLISMNKGIEELAELIHPHPSIIEGIQECVRMLLNKSMLKPGVLRDAMRCTSFENGELKNVAFA; this is encoded by the coding sequence ATGGATAAGTACGACGTATGCGTAATAGGCGGTGGACCAGCAGGGTATGCTGCAGCGATGAGAGCGGTAGATTTCAAAAAGAAAGTATTACTCATAGAGAAGAATAAGATTGGTGGTGCAGGGATTCACAATGGTGCACTTTCTAGTAAAACCTGGTGGGAATTGTCCCGAGAAGCTTTTGCACTTAGGTCACACTGTAAAGCCACTAATGTTCCTACACCGAAGCACAACTTTCAAATATTAAAAGAAGAGGTCAATAAAGCAGTAAGCAAAAGACGCGAGCTGTTGGAGCACCACATGCACAATATCAATCTCAATGCTGGAGCAGACTTGTTCCATTTCCGCCAAGGCATAGCCAAAGTGGTCGGGGAAAACGTGGTCGTAGTTCGCACGGAAGATGGTGAGTTTGAAATTGAAGCTGACAATATCATTTTAGCTACTGGAAGTCGACCAAGAAAATTGGACAACATTCCAATTGATGAAAATATTATACTGACTAGTGATGGTATTGAAAACCTGAAAGAATTTCCTAAAAGCATGGTGATTGTTGGAGCAGGAGTTATCGGGTGTGAGTTTGCTACGATTTTCTCCAACTTCGGACAAACCAAAGTGCACATGATCGATAAGGGCGATCGTATTCTTCCTTTCGAGGATGAGGACATTGTAAAAATCATCGAGCAAAACCTCGAAAGCAAGGAAGTACTGATTCATAGAAATTCCAAACTGATGGATATGAGAGTGGAAAATGGCATGGTCGTTTACACTTTAGAATATGAAAATGGATCAAAAGAAATTTTCCATGTAGAGAAAGCCTTAGTATCTGTCGGTCGTATCCCTAACTATGAAAATCTACTCTCCGCTTCTGTGAAAATCAATATGGATAGCAGAGGTATTATTGATGACCTGACTCAAACATCTGTACCAAACATTTATGCTGTTGGTGATATCACCGCTGATATTGCGTTGGTGAATGTGGGTGAACTTGAAGGTCGATATTCTATTGAAAAGATATTTGGCAAGCCTGAAAAAGATCTGATTTATGAAAATATTTCAACGATCATGTTCTTAGCACCAGAAGTTGCCGGTGTAGGACTAAACGAGATCAGGGCACGCGAACAAAACATTCCTCATAAAGTAGTGAGTTTGGACTACAGCTGTATTTCCAGAGCTATTGCGATGCGAAATACCGAAGGTTTTATCAAGGTTATTGTGTCCAATGATGAAGAAATGAGAGTCCTTGGTATGCGGGTAGTTGGAGAGCATGCATCCAGTTCGATTGAAGCTGTTGCCCTATTGATTTCTATGAACAAAGGAATCGAAGAGCTGGCCGAACTCATACACCCTCACCCTTCGATCATCGAAGGTATTCAGGAATGTGTACGTATGCTTCTCAACAAGTCTATGCTGAAGCCAGGCGTGCTTAGAGATGCTATGAGATGTACCAGTTTTGAAAATGGTGAATTAAAAAATGTAGCGTTCGCTTAA
- a CDS encoding response regulator transcription factor, with protein MKKLSCIIVDDEPLAANVLEKYVQRLDHLNLVGKAENAIQAFNLINSERIDLMFLDIKMPQITGIDFIKSLNNPPAVIFTTAYRDFALEGFEMDAVDYLLKPISFERFMKAVGKVSVSYVSDPKLMNEVGSQTITRDYIFVREDKRMKKVLLADILFVESIKDYVKIITRKDTVLTYLKMNYLEGNLPVNQFVRIHKSFIVRIEAIQGYTSSEAEVGDVTIPIGRHYKQKVLEVLNDLIL; from the coding sequence ATGAAAAAGCTTAGTTGTATCATAGTAGATGACGAGCCACTGGCCGCTAATGTATTGGAGAAATATGTTCAAAGACTTGATCATTTGAATCTGGTTGGCAAAGCAGAAAATGCTATTCAAGCTTTCAATCTGATAAATTCAGAACGTATTGATCTGATGTTTCTTGATATAAAAATGCCTCAAATTACAGGTATTGATTTTATAAAATCTCTCAACAATCCACCGGCTGTGATTTTTACAACGGCCTATCGAGATTTTGCACTAGAAGGGTTTGAAATGGATGCCGTTGATTATTTGCTCAAGCCGATTTCATTTGAAAGGTTTATGAAAGCAGTTGGGAAGGTGAGCGTCTCTTATGTAAGCGATCCAAAATTGATGAATGAAGTGGGTAGCCAAACAATAACAAGAGATTACATTTTTGTTCGTGAAGATAAGCGAATGAAGAAGGTGCTGTTGGCTGATATTCTATTTGTAGAAAGTATTAAGGATTATGTTAAAATTATTACCAGAAAAGATACTGTTCTGACCTACCTTAAAATGAATTACTTAGAGGGCAATTTGCCAGTCAATCAATTTGTTCGAATTCACAAATCATTTATTGTGCGCATTGAGGCGATACAAGGTTACACCTCATCCGAAGCGGAGGTAGGAGATGTTACTATTCCAATAGGGAGGCATTATAAGCAGAAAGTTCTTGAAGTTTTGAATGATTTGATTCTTTGA
- a CDS encoding sensor histidine kinase: MQEFKKEWVWHVLFWLGYLLIKIFIVEFFREDFGVVLLVELISLPLKMFLVYALIFYLIPRFLLKKRYLEFTAWLVILVVFAAFARRVTDIYITYPISMLYFDKADFWDLSTAFRNLVFVYPVVGLGTAIYLMSHWIKDYQMRTQLQQEKLQTELKYLKAQVHPHFLFNTINNIYSLSLDQSPKTSQALLELSDLLSYMLYECNVDRISLKKEIELIENYINLEKLRYSERLDLQFQVEGNLHEVTVAPLILLPFVDNCFKHGAGDSIEACFVHFHLKVENQKIHLNLSNNIAEKTANAGGKSGIGLSNVRKRLEREYPEQYQLNIIQTSEIYKVELIIDLDEKA; encoded by the coding sequence ATGCAAGAATTTAAGAAAGAGTGGGTTTGGCATGTTTTGTTTTGGTTAGGCTATTTGCTAATCAAAATTTTCATCGTAGAGTTTTTTAGAGAAGATTTTGGGGTCGTACTTCTTGTAGAGCTGATCAGCTTGCCACTCAAAATGTTTCTGGTGTATGCCTTGATCTTTTACTTGATTCCGAGATTTTTACTCAAAAAGCGCTATTTAGAATTTACCGCTTGGTTGGTGATTCTGGTAGTCTTTGCTGCCTTTGCCCGCAGAGTGACGGATATTTATATTACCTACCCAATTAGTATGCTCTATTTTGATAAAGCTGATTTTTGGGATTTAAGTACGGCGTTTAGGAATTTGGTGTTTGTCTATCCAGTGGTAGGTTTAGGTACGGCTATTTATCTGATGTCACATTGGATCAAAGATTACCAAATGAGAACTCAGCTACAGCAAGAAAAACTTCAGACCGAGCTTAAATATCTAAAAGCACAGGTCCATCCTCATTTTTTATTCAACACCATCAATAACATCTATTCTTTATCATTAGATCAGTCCCCTAAGACCTCGCAAGCTTTATTAGAATTGTCGGATCTGTTGAGCTACATGCTCTATGAATGTAATGTGGATAGGATTTCTTTGAAGAAGGAAATTGAACTAATTGAAAACTATATCAACCTGGAAAAACTACGGTATAGTGAGCGCTTAGATCTTCAGTTTCAAGTAGAAGGCAATTTGCACGAAGTAACGGTTGCTCCATTAATTCTTCTTCCATTTGTAGACAATTGCTTTAAACATGGCGCTGGGGATAGTATTGAGGCGTGTTTTGTTCATTTCCATTTAAAAGTGGAAAATCAAAAAATACATTTGAATTTGAGCAACAACATAGCTGAAAAAACGGCAAATGCAGGTGGTAAATCTGGGATCGGTTTGTCGAATGTACGAAAAAGGCTAGAAAGAGAATACCCTGAGCAATACCAACTAAACATAATTCAAACAAGTGAAATCTATAAGGTAGAACTAATTATTGATCTCGATGAAAAAGCTTAG
- a CDS encoding deoxyribodipyrimidine photo-lyase produces MELVALWLRRDLRLEDNTALYHAMQSGKKVLPVFIFDQQILSELPNNDARVSFIYDSLADIHIQLKKAGSSLCVRIGTPREVWEELMKEYSIKSIYVNEDYEPYAIQRDESIKQLAISHGVEFHSFIDQVVFHPNEVLKPSDGKPYTIYTPYKNKWLEKYQSHPCKILPKIDKSGFHPLDIEFPSLESLGFTRSTIKVRPYDLSQLDDYESSRDIPAKDATSYLSVHLRFGTVSIRQVIHQLKSEDKVFLSELVWREFFMQILYHFPDVVGQNFKSKYDGIEWRNDENDFEKWKNGETGYPMVDAGMRQLNETGYMHNRVRMVVASFLCKHLLIDWRWGEAYFAEKLLDYELSSNNGNWQWSAGTGCDAAPYFRVFNPSEQLRKFDPKMEYTKKWVTEFLPPIVDHSFARKRALEVYKAGINSN; encoded by the coding sequence ATGGAACTAGTCGCACTATGGCTAAGAAGAGATTTGAGATTGGAGGATAATACTGCCCTTTATCATGCCATGCAATCAGGAAAAAAGGTATTGCCAGTATTTATCTTTGATCAACAAATTTTGTCTGAATTGCCAAACAATGATGCACGAGTGTCATTCATTTATGATTCGTTGGCAGATATTCATATTCAATTGAAAAAAGCTGGGAGCTCTTTATGTGTTCGGATAGGCACCCCACGGGAGGTGTGGGAAGAGTTGATGAAGGAGTATTCAATTAAAAGCATTTATGTCAATGAAGACTACGAACCATACGCAATCCAAAGAGATGAGTCGATCAAGCAACTAGCGATTTCGCATGGAGTAGAATTTCACTCTTTTATAGATCAGGTGGTTTTTCATCCAAATGAAGTGCTCAAACCTTCTGATGGAAAACCTTATACCATTTATACACCATACAAAAATAAGTGGCTGGAAAAGTACCAATCCCATCCATGTAAAATCTTACCAAAAATTGATAAAAGCGGATTTCATCCTTTGGATATTGAATTTCCTAGTTTGGAATCACTCGGTTTCACGCGAAGTACGATCAAGGTAAGACCATACGATTTGTCTCAGCTAGATGACTATGAAAGCAGCAGAGATATTCCCGCGAAGGATGCTACCAGTTATTTGAGTGTGCATTTGAGATTTGGTACAGTTAGTATCAGGCAAGTTATACATCAACTCAAGTCTGAGGATAAGGTGTTTTTAAGTGAGTTGGTTTGGCGGGAGTTTTTTATGCAGATCTTATATCACTTTCCGGATGTCGTAGGCCAAAACTTCAAATCCAAGTATGACGGTATTGAATGGAGAAATGATGAAAATGATTTTGAGAAATGGAAGAACGGAGAGACAGGTTATCCAATGGTTGATGCTGGCATGCGTCAACTGAATGAAACAGGCTATATGCACAATAGAGTGCGAATGGTGGTAGCTAGTTTTCTATGCAAACATTTGCTGATTGATTGGAGATGGGGAGAAGCATATTTTGCTGAGAAGCTATTAGATTATGAACTTTCATCAAATAACGGCAATTGGCAGTGGTCAGCCGGAACTGGATGTGATGCTGCTCCATATTTTAGAGTCTTCAATCCTTCAGAACAACTCAGAAAATTTGACCCTAAAATGGAATACACAAAAAAATGGGTGACAGAATTCTTGCCACCCATTGTAGATCATTCATTCGCAAGAAAAAGAGCTTTGGAAGTTTACAAAGCGGGGATCAACTCAAATTAA
- a CDS encoding paraquat-inducible protein A: MLKRNIAALILTIVSLCLLYPGLTKPILQVVISAELPIIGKTTFYEQTQSILETVDTLYNTNNKFVAILIFLFSVIIPFTKGVIILAVLLVKNFAFKSKLYRFVFIIGKWSMADVFVVGVFMAYLSTQSNSSIEANLLEGFNYFAFYCILSLLGIQMTTIDKPKTN; this comes from the coding sequence ATGCTTAAGAGAAATATTGCAGCATTAATACTCACTATAGTGTCTTTGTGCCTACTGTATCCCGGGCTTACTAAGCCTATTCTTCAGGTTGTTATCTCAGCTGAATTACCGATTATTGGAAAAACTACATTTTATGAACAGACGCAGAGTATTTTAGAAACGGTAGATACGCTTTACAACACAAATAACAAGTTTGTAGCTATTCTGATCTTCCTGTTTAGTGTAATTATTCCTTTCACCAAAGGGGTGATCATTTTAGCTGTTCTTTTGGTTAAAAATTTCGCTTTTAAGTCCAAATTATACCGATTTGTATTCATTATAGGAAAATGGTCGATGGCTGACGTATTTGTGGTAGGTGTATTCATGGCCTATTTGTCTACCCAATCTAATAGTTCTATTGAGGCTAATCTACTCGAAGGATTCAACTATTTTGCTTTTTACTGCATCCTGTCACTTCTTGGGATTCAGATGACTACTATAGACAAACCAAAGACCAACTGA